A window from Culex pipiens pallens isolate TS chromosome 3, TS_CPP_V2, whole genome shotgun sequence encodes these proteins:
- the LOC120424009 gene encoding transmembrane protein 182-like, translating into MGASTRTGKFAVGFTAVAFLFILIAFVSPYWLQTDGRLENPKFHNLGLWELCLNDFQDIHRFYDTRFSGCMWIFEEEYYILHDYILPGFFIAVQFFFTLCFTLLLLGILMTLLFLVCSKDNDRYIMLLLTNGTTMVVGAICGLIAVLTFGCYGDSRDWMPNWEHNGMGWAFALGVVGVFALFPAGILFIVEARRATYRRLNNIANGEMAAYTMDERKYRGGHTDI; encoded by the exons ATGGGAGCGAGCACCAGGACTGGCAAATTTGCCGTCGGCTTTACGGCGGTCGCGTTCCTCTTTATCCTGATCGCGTTCGTGTCCCCGTACTGGCTGCAGACCGACGGCCGGCTAGAGAATCCCAAGTTTCACAATCTGG GCCTCTGGGAACTCTGCTTAAACGACTTCCAGGACATCCACCGCTTCTACGACACTCGCTTCTCCGGCTGTATGTGGATCTTCGAGGAGGAGTACTACATCCTGCACGATTACATCCTCCCCGGATTCTTCATAGCGGTTCAGTTCTTCTTTACGCTATGCTTCACCCTTCTCCTCCTGGGAATCCTCATGACGCTCCTCTTCCTGGTTTGCTCCAAGGACAACGATCGGTACATCATGCTGCTGCTGACGAACGGCACGACCATGGTCGTCGGTGCCATCTGCGGCCTGATTGCCGTCCTAACGTTCGGATGTTACGGGGACAGCCGCGACTGGATGCCCAACTGGGAGCACAACGGCATGGGGTGGGCATTCGCGCTCGGGGTTGTCGGCGTGTTTGCGCTCTTCCCGGCCGGGATCCTGTTCATCGTGGAGGCGCGACGGGCCACCTACCGCCGGCTGAACAACATTGCCAACGGCGAGATGGCCGCGTACACCATGGACGAGCGGAAGTACCGTGGAGGGCACACCGATATCTAA
- the LOC120424012 gene encoding 60S ribosomal protein L30, whose protein sequence is MVTAKKQKKALDSINARLALVMKSGKYCLGYKQTLKTLRQGKAKLIIIANNTPHLRKSEIEYYAMLAKTGVHHYNGNNIELGTACGKYFRVCTLSITDAGDSDIIRTLPEAQAAGTQ, encoded by the exons ATGGTTACCGCCAAGAAGCAG AAAAAGGCTTTGGATAGCATCAACGCCCGTCTGGCGCTGGTCATGAAGTCCGGCAAGTACTGCCTCGGATACAAGCAAACCCTGAAGACCCTGCGCCAGGGCAAGGCCAAGCTGATCATCATCGCCAACAATACTCCCCACCTCAG gaaGTCCGAGATCGAGTACTACGCGATGCTGGCCAAGACCGGCGTGCACCACTACAACGGCAACAACATCGAGCTGGGCACGGCCTGCGGCAAGTACTTCCGCGTGTGCACCCTGTCCATCACCGATGCTGGAGATTCGGACATCATCCGTACCCTGCCGGAGGCCCAGGCCGCTGGTACCCAGTAA
- the LOC120424007 gene encoding very-long-chain (3R)-3-hydroxyacyl-CoA dehydratase 2-like — translation MAPKEPSALTKLYLILYNGAQVAGWSYMLYQLVGYYTFDKGSGKTLWEYLGTTVQIFQNAAVLEILHAATRIVPSNPVITTFQVLSRVMVVCGVVMATPTGKTSPGLPLALLAWSVTEIIRYGYYALNLVDAVPKLLVFLRYTTFIALYPIGVTGELLCFYWAQSFVRESKQWSIEMPNAANFTFSYFYFLWTVMALYIPLFPQMYLHMFAQRRKILGGGGAKKDTDKQKVK, via the exons ATGGCCCCCAAGGAACCGTCCGCGCTGACCAAGCTGTACCTGATCCTGTACAACGGCGCACAGGTTGCGGG ATGGTCGTACATGCTGTACCAGCTGGTCGGGTACTACACGTTCGACAAGGGCAGCGGCAAGACCCTGTGGGAGTACCTGGGCACGACCGTGCAAATCTTCCAAAATGCCGCAGTGCTTGAG ATTCTCCACGCAGCGACCCGCATCGTTCCGTCCAATCCGGTCATCACCACCTTCCAGGTGCTCTCCCGCGTGATGGTGGTGTGCGGCGTCGTGATGGCCACCCCCACCGGCAAGACCTCCCCGGGACTCCCGCTAGCCCTGCTGGCCTGGTCCGTCACCGAGATCATCCGGTACGGCTATTACGCGCTCAACCTGGTCGACGCCGTGCCCAAGCTGCTCGTGTTCCTCCGCTACACGACCTTCATCGCGCTCTACCCGATCGGGGTGACCGGCGAGCTGCTCTGCTTCTACTGGGCCCAGAGCTTCGTGCGCGAGTCCAAACAGTGGAGCATCGAAATGCCCAACGCGGCCAACTTTACCTTCTCCTACTTTTACTTCCTGTGGACCGTGATGGCGCTGTACATTCCGCTCTTCCCCCAGATGTACCTGCACATGTTCGCCCAGCGGCGGAAGATCCTCGGAGGTGGCGGCGCCAAGAAGGACACCGACAAGCAGAAGGTCAAATAA
- the LOC120424008 gene encoding very-long-chain (3R)-3-hydroxyacyl-CoA dehydratase hpo-8-like, with the protein MADRNKEQSAAVKLYLILYNLAQFLGWFYIFVQFVLHFFVEGKPSEALWTRVGSAVYFFQVISFLEFFHALFRLVPSNALITLAQVFGRSMVVVAAIDATPTGKLSPGVPLCVFCWSLAETIRYSYYLMHLALARVPRSMTWLRYTMFIPLYPGGFIGELLSVYWAQDYIGRTDMWSVAMPNRYNFTFSFYYFTWIMALGYLPLFPQMYLHMFGQRRKALGGGAERHAKDRHPSVSSGY; encoded by the exons ATGGCTGATCGAAACAAGGAGCAAAGTGCGGCTGTCAAGCTGTACTTGATCCTCTACAACTTAGCGCAGTTTCTCGG GTGGTTCTACATCTTCGTCCAGTTTGTGCTGCACTTCTTCGTCGAAGGCAAACCCAGCGAAGCCCTGTGGACTCGAGTCGGTTCGGCGGTGTACTTTTTCCAGGTGATTTCATTCCTCGAG TTCTTCCACGCGCTGTTCCGGCTCGTCCCGAGCAATGCACTCATCACGCTGGCGCAAGTCTTTGGCCGCAgcatggtggtggtggcggccaTCGATGCGACCCCCACCGGCAAGCTGTCCCCGGGCGTTCCGCTGTGCGTGTTCTGCTGGAGCCTGGCGGAAACCATCCGGTACAGCTACTACCTGATGCATCTGGCGCTGGCGCGGGTTCCGCGCTCGATGACCTGGCTCCGCTACACCATGTTCATTCCACTGTACCCGGGCGGATTTATCGGCGAGCTGCTGAGCGTTTACTGGGCCCAGGACTACATCGGCCGGACGGACATGTGGAGCGTGGCGATGCCTAATCGCTACAATTTTACCTTTTCCTTCTACTACTTCACCTGGATCATGGCGCTCGGCTATCTGCCGCTCTTTCCGCAGATGTACCTGCACATGTTTGGCCAGCGGAGGAAGGCACTTGGTGGCGGTGCCGAACGTCACGCCAAG GATCGACATCCGAGTGTATCGTCTGGTTACTGA